One part of the Ornithodoros turicata isolate Travis chromosome 2, ASM3712646v1, whole genome shotgun sequence genome encodes these proteins:
- the LOC135385228 gene encoding uncharacterized protein LOC135385228 codes for MDTTLSDLTTNHVVDAEVQTAPCGALCTSCNILHKKVNILTQRVEELTISNKKLSEQLASQNNVNLMPEKQLIFYTGISKARFLALLAAIVVCLPQAQKIPHSAQLLMVLMKLRLALPYQDLAYRFNVHRHTVSSTFKIWIKPLAIRCSHLVKFLSPSVAQSWLAKTERRSSHVCAALWTAQK; via the exons ATACGACGCTGTCAGATCTGACGACAAACCACGTTGTGGACGCAGAAGTGCAAACTGCTCCATGTGGAGCGCTATGCACCTCCTGCAATATTCTGCACAAGAAGGTCAACATTCTTACACAAAGGGTAGAAGAACTTACCATCTCCAACAAGAAACTGTCTGAACAGCTTGCATCACAGAACAATGTCAACTTGATGCCAGAGAAGCAGCTGATATTTTATACTG GCATTTCCAAGGCAAGATTCTTAGCCTTGCTGGCAGCTATTGTGGTGTGCCTACCACAGGCACAGAAAATCCCGCATTCAGCTCAGCTTCTCATGGTACTTATGAAGTTGAGACTAGCACTACCGTACCAGGACTTAGCATACAGGTTTAACGTCCACCGACACACTGTCAGCTCTACATTCAAGATCTGGATCAAGCCACTGGCAATTCGATGCAGCCATCTAGTGAAATTTCTCAGTCCAAGTGTTGCACAGAGTTGGCTAGCAAAGACAGAAAGAAGAAGTTCCCACGTCTGCGCAGCATTATGGACTGCACAGAAGTGA